From the genome of Colletotrichum higginsianum IMI 349063 chromosome 4, whole genome shotgun sequence, one region includes:
- a CDS encoding Short-chain dehydrogenase: MASTPADAEVRRRKPIRPSKTFPMTSLPPQTVDDVPLSNRGPDYLRIPPAVSGETDDETLSGQSQHRRSESINKNDIQDQDNVSLLPTEQSKHSTTDSATATPSVHDDRGRTVTHWSMYSGGWIIHLLAVSMTIVVLVIGMKKIYWYPEAGPLIHGDYRLDAETISNVLQLVAKIHELLIVASLSSIALAMFRHRLITNGVRLGFLTGSYRVGDVGYLGTAAFWRQGLDIQGPWEILLSGFLVFATIMSTVVGPASAVLLLPTLDWYEFNPGTQFENIKLPLWYGRYPNSTWTENYWGADSLEDAGCDTVNGIYTTGCPAGGFNGISTWVQNHGATQLENNLTFSSTSADIRRHVVFAQANFSEDTANTTLSTTAPQFILDSIGLFQRYINAKNRTVGAVSREPHYRLNFTRPEKISDSSVAELYQPFVQSRCEVHDRDQILNTDIAYPNSANHFQCFNQTECLDISEHLPVFKDTRRDSDNINIDRLVASSAVTNYWTINGSSSVIFLRGLMPNKTLENGNQTQIAYLCTLTANWVPSNFSTDPGVSDVLHSTLSDENRMKNVYHNISVQGVLPMRFNSSWFKHANPSWNSTKNTTALARVVKYFARQERQNGSIQGYMALGDSSNKAAIEGLLAKVFGGYLTDALARSSFGGRTIVRLPDTDWKFVDLVQQYGDRGGIHKYTPHSHNHNITLDQWGELTNEINGSFHEVVERFESFLAIDIQAERYGYGTGQQRKTASFAQAMLFIYLGAIAIYSATITIYSATIVVSKEPEYLEGGKPGGRRRSVIPWADMQDLFVLGLRTTPPGGDDLATSGVGVSDIRIWQKVVAARAGNDNKVQLAFQGSSLKELKPSNAREYC, encoded by the coding sequence ATGGCCTCAACACCAGCCGACGCGGAGGTGCGTCGACGGAAACCTATCCGTCCGAGCAAGACCTTCCCCATGACATCTCTTCCACCCCAAACTGTGGATGATGTACCCCTGAGCAATCGAGGTCCAGACTACCTCAGGATACCTCCCGCTGTCTCGGGAgagaccgacgacgagacaCTCTCTGGCCAGTCACAACATCGCAGAAGCGAATCCATCAACAAGAACGAcatccaagaccaagacAACGTTTCGCTCCTTCCTACAGAGCAGTCCAAGCACTCCACAACAGACAGCGCCACGGCCACACCCAGTGTGCACGATGATAGGGGGAGGACTGTAACTCATTGGTCTATGTACTCTGGCGGGTGGATCATCCATCTGCTGGCAGTCTCCATGACGATTGTCGTCCTTGTTATAGGGATGAAGAAAATTTATTGGTATCCCGAAGCCGGCCCCCTCATACACGGTGATTACCGCCTGGATGCCGAAACCATCAGCAACGTCCTCCAGCTTGTGGCCAAGATACACGAGCTCCTGATCGTTGCCTCGTTGTCTTCGATCGCGCTGGCCATGTTCCGTCACCGCTTGATCACGAACGGAGTCCGCCTGGGCTTCCTCACCGGCAGCTATCgagtcggcgacgtcggctATCTCGGCACCGCTGCGTTCTGGCGTCAAGGCCTCGATATCCAGGGGCCCTGGGAGATATTGCTGTCTGGATTCCTGGTCTTCGCCACCATCATGTCAACCGTCGTAGGACCGGCGTCCGCTGTGCTTCTTTTACCCACCTTGGACTGGTATGAATTCAACCCTGGAACACAGTTTGAAAACATAAAACTTCCTCTTTGGTATGGGCGGTATCCAAACAGTACTTGGACTGAAAACTACTGGGGCGCAGACTCACTGGAAGATGCTGGTTGCGACACCGTCAATGGCATATACACTACCGGTTGTCCCGCGGGAGGGTTCAACGGAATATCTACCTGGGTACAAAACCATGGCGCCACTCAATTGGAGAATAATCTCACATTCTCTTCTACATCCGCCGACATTCGACGTCATGTAGTGTTTGCTCAGGCCAACTTCTCGGAGGACACAGCCAATACAACGCTTTCCACAACGGCACCGCAGTTCATTCTCGACAGCATCGGTCTCTTCCAGCGGTACATCAACGCCAAAAACAGGACAGTCGGCGCCGTGTCTCGCGAACCACACTATCGACTGAATTTCACAAGACCAGAGAAGATTTCAGATTCTTCAGTGGCAGAACTGTACCAGCCATTCGTGCAGTCCAGGTGTGAGGTCCACGATAGGGACCAAATTCTCAACACAGACATCGCCTATCCCAACTCAGCCAACCACTTTCAATGTTTCAATCAAACAGAATGCCTGGATATAAGCGAGCATCTGCCGGTATTCAAAGATACCCGTCGAGACAgtgacaacatcaacattGATAGACTTGTCGCGAGTTCAGCCGTCACCAACTACTGGACAATCAATGGCAGCTCTTCCGTCATATTCTTGCGCGGGTTAATGCCAAATAAAACATTGGAGAATGGCAACCAGACTCAAATTGCTTACTTGTGCACCCTGACTGCGAACTGGGTGCCTTCAAATTTCTCGACTGACCCCGGAGTTAGCGATGTTCTTCATTCCACATTGAGTGACGAAAACCGTATGAAAAACGTGTATCACAACATCTCCGTCCAAGGGGTTCTCCCCATGAGGTTTAACAGCTCATGGTTTAAGCACGCCAATCCAAGTTGGAACTCGACGAAGAATACCACTGCTCTTGCGCGTGTTGTCAAATATTTCGCTCGGCAGGAACGGCAAAACGGCTCGATCCAGGGATATATGGCGCTCGGTGACTCTAGCAACAAAGCCGCGATAGAGGGCTTACTTGCCAAAGTATTCGGAGGCTATCTCACAGATGCTCTAGCACGCAGCTCCTTCGGTGGAAGAACAATCGTGAGGTTACCTGACACTGACTGGAAATTTGTCGACCTTGTCCAACAATACGGCGATCGAGGCGGCATACACAAGTATACTCCCCACAGCCACAACCACAACATTACACTTGACCAATGGGGGGAACTTACAAATGAGATCAATGGGTCGTTCCACGAGGTGGTGGAGAGGTTTGAGTCTTTCTTGGCCATCGACATTCAAGCCGAACGATACGGGTACGGCACCGGCCAACAACGCAAGACGGCGTCCTTTGCCCAGGCCATGCTGTTCATCTACCTCGGCGCTATCGCGATCTACTCTGCCACTATCACGATCTACTCTGCCACTATCGTGGTCAGCAAAGAACCGGAGTATCTCGAGGGAGGGAAGCCaggtggtcgtcgtcggagtGTCATCCCGTGGGCCGACATGCAGGATCTCTTTGTCCTCGGGCTTCGAACGACGCCtcccggcggcgatgacctGGCAACCTCCGGCGTCGGCGTGAGTGACATAAGAATCTGGCAGAAGGTTGTTGCAGCGAGGGCGGGTAATGATAACAAAGTGCAACTGGCGTTTCAAGGGTCATCCCTAAAGGAGTTGAAACCGAGTAACGCGAGAGAGTATTGCTGA
- a CDS encoding Nad binding rossmann fold-containing protein, producing the protein MSGEKLNVAVAGLGRMGLRHARHFATLTPKANLIAVSSPVQAELDAAVAEFGPLKTYLDYDEMLRQEPTLQAVIVASATTVHAEQAIKAIERGLHVLCEKPLSTSVDIVCSDPPSLSSTYPIFYLCFLGTMTIASSAPPTDCEGKQQSQSVVTAYEKSLIKNPSQKVICGFSRRFDASYRDAHQRVARGDIGAPSVFRSQTCDKLDPSGFFVDYAEFSGGIFVDCSIHDIDLALWFFGEDSVVKSVAAVGITAVQEGLRKHNDRDNAVAVVEFYGGKIAQLFCSRMMAAGQEDTTEIFGTRGKVAVNTQPQLNLVNLYEPTGIRREIPPDYYGRFREAFIAEANEFTACCLNDTEPPMKLTGAVSAVKIGCALQESLITGKKIEFDERGERIESARL; encoded by the exons ATGTCGGGAGAAAAGCTCAacgttgccgtcgccggcctgggccGCATGG GACTGCGTCACGCCAGACACTTTGCGACGTTGACGCCAAAGGCCaacctcatcgccgtcagcTCACCGGtgcaggccgagctcgatgccgctgtcgccgagTTCGGGCCCCTGAAGACATACCTCGACTACGACGAGATGCTGCGCCAGGAACCGACGCTGcaggccgtcatcgtcgcgaGCGCCACCACGGTGCACGCCGAgcaggccatcaaggccatcgagaGGGGCCTCCACGTCCTCTGCGAGAAGCCTCTCAGCACGAGCGTCGACATTGTATGCTCCGACCCTCCCTCCCTATCTTCTACATATCCTATCTTCTACCTCTGCTTCCTTGGAACGATGACGATTGCCTCATCTGCACCACCTACTGACTGCGAGGGAAAACAACAGTCACAGTCCGTCGTCACGGCCTACGAAAAGTCCCTGATCAAGAACCCGAGCCAAAAGGTCATCTGCGGCTTCTCCCGCCGCTTCGACGCCTCGTACCGCGACGCGCACCAGAGGGTCGCGCGCGGCGACATCGGCGCGCCGTCCGTCTTCCGCTCGCAGACGTGCGACAAGCTCGACCCGtcgggcttcttcgtcgactACGCCGAGTTCAGCGGCGGCATCTTCGTCGACTGCTCCATCCACGACATCGACCTGGCCCTGTGGTTCTTTGGCGAGGACAGCGTCGTCAAGagcgtcgcggccgtcggAATCACGGCGGTGCAGGAGGGCCTGCGGAAGCACAACGACAGGGACAACGCCGTTGCCGTGGTTGAGTTTTAC GGCGGCAAGATCGCGCAGCTCTTCTGCTCCCGCATGAtggccgccggccaggaAGACACGACCGAGATCTTTGGCACGCGCGGGAAAGTCGCCGTCAACACACAGCCGCAGCTGAACCTCGTCAACCTGTACGAGCCGACGGGCATCCGGCGCGAGATCCCGCCGGACTACTACGGCCGCTTCCGCGAGGCcttcatcgccgaggccaacgagTTCACGGCGTGCTGCCTCAACGACACGgagccgccgatgaagcTGACGGGCGCCGTGAGCGCCGTCAAGATCGGCTGCGCGCTGCAGGAGAGCCTGATTACGGGGAAGAAGATTGAGTTCGACGAGAGGGGGGAGCGCATCGAGAGCGCCAGGCTGTGA
- a CDS encoding Arca-like protein, translating into MRTMQSDTSRRGPRQLVQSPLGPNKPLTYTGDDQLPTCGRCEKRGVECHRPEKRPSFRQGSTANYDGAFSRGQRWVNSRPRAFRFDSRAANPTATTTLSRDTTNEDSPASNASSLPDARVAATNTWHETVRNPSEVPDAAGHEGGLDGVLPLPTPAAKRQRTEPAPQEGEQFFPASPAASGASVVSPWSSTALPTAGIASLREDDIPIHSPQAAGHVGEQQQQHFSPSAASYHTTTQHQDDLASIQSTQPTEGIQEACLLRYFVEEFSPWVTRPPPLPRRKRFDLCDDERHFQLVVSRRARHCQPLRDAVFAVAARHLCRHPKYRPDPGPGGPGGGVVVYQNQPLPDLTPQSAFEYMLRCIPALREVSRTRDEAYRENLAAAALILRQFEEMDPEDAPSMGGSSDSDAGGGCGGGGGGSVNFLDITKAILRAAPPSRWSGLLSAVYWVAVRQEIYFALTLGRSPQITARPDQGREVSFANRLVWFMSEVAKWKMGDRLEVEWERLKSEEDALALECSRQFIPITQRPADRSRGEIFPLTWYASDVEVTGLQHFILARMILVAEDPSLLRQGPNRRAHRDAEHQVRAMILELCGLAMHHLRAPPNLTTAGMGIVLYGDYFNDPWEREALLGVLREWKSHHAWPVRKGFQALGAVG; encoded by the exons ATGCGCACGATGCAGAG TGATACTTCACGCCGTGGACCTCGACAACTCGTCCAGAGCCCGCTGGGTCCTAACAAACCGCTCACCTATACAGGCGACGACCAGCTGCCAACCTGCGGCAGATGCGAGAAGCGAGGCGTTGAATGCCATCGCCCCGAGAAGAGGCCGTCCTTTCGCCAGGGCTCGACCGCCAACTATGACGGCGCCTTCTCTCGGGGACAACGTTGGGTGAATAGCAGGCCTCGAGCTT TCCGTTTCGACAGTCGAGCGGCCAACcccacggcgacgacgactctgAGTAGAGACACCACCAACGAAGACTCACCAGCCAGCAACGCCTCATCCCTGCCCGATGCCCGAGTCGCTGCGACCAACACCTGGCACGAGACGGTACGCAACCCGTCCGAGGTACCCGATGCCGCTGGTCATGAAGGGggtctcgacggcgtccttccgctgccgacgcccgccgccaaaCGACAAAGGACCGAGCCGGCGcctcaagaaggagaacaGTTCTTCCCGGCTTCGCCAGCAGCTTCAGGCGCCTCCGTCGTCTCTCCCTGGTCCAGCACAGCGTTACCAACCGCCGGGATAGCCTCTCTAAGGGAAGACGATATTCCAATCCACAGCCCTCAAGCGGCAGGCCACGTGGGagaacaacagcagcagcacttttctccgtcggcggccagcTATCACACCACAACCCAGCACCAAGACGACCTCGCGAGCATCCAGTCCACTCAGCCCACCGAAGGCATCCAGGAAGCCTGCCTCCTGCGCTACTTTGTAGAGGAGTTCTCCCCATGGGTTAcgcgcccccctcccctccccagaCGGAAACGG TTCGACCTCTGCGACGACGAGAGGCACTTCCAACTGGTCGTTTCCCGGCGCGCCCGCCACTGCCAGCCCCTGCGAGACGCCGTATTCGCCGTCGCAGCCCGCCACCTTTGCCGGCATCCCAAATACCGACCGGaccccggccccggcggccccggcggcggcgtcgtcgtctacCAGAACCAGCCTCTGCCGGATCTCACGCCGCAGAGCGCCTTCGAGTACATGCTCCGCTGCATCCCCGCCCTCCGCGAGGTCTCCCGCACCCGGGACGAAGCGTACCGCGagaacctcgccgccgccgccctcatcCTCCGCCAGTTCGAGGAGATGGACCCCGAGGACGCGCCGAGCATGGGGGGTTCGTCGGACTCGGACGCCGggggcggctgcggcggcgggggcggcggcagtgtcAACTTCCTCGACATCACAAAGGCCATCCTGCGCGCGGCGCCCCCCTCGCGGTGGTCCGGCCTGCTGAGCGCCGTCTACTGGGTCGCCGTGAGGCAGGAGATTTACTTCGCGCTGACGCTGGGGCGGTCGCCGCAGATCACCGCCCGGCCGGACCAAGGGCGCGAAGTGTCCTTTGCAAACAGGCTCGTCTGGTTCATGTCCGAGGTCGCCAAGTGGAAGATGGGTGACAGGCTGGAAGTAGAGTGGG AGAGGTTGAAAAGCGAAGAAGACGCACTTGCACTCGAGTGCTCACGCCAGTTCATACCCATCACGCAACGCCCGGCAGACCGGTCTCGGGGGGAGATCTTCCCTCTGACCTGGTACGCgtccgacgtcgaggtcacAGGCCTGCAACATTTCATCCTGGCAAGGATGAttctcgtcgccgaggatcCCAGTCTTCT CCGGCAGGGCCCCAACAGACGGGCGCACCGGGATGCCGAGCACCAGGTCCGCGCCATGATTCTGGAGCTGTGCGGCCTGGCCATGCACCATCTGCGGGCACCCCCGAACCTGACCACGGCCGGCATGGGCATCGTGCTGTACGGCGACTACTTCAACGACCCGTGGGAGCGGGAGGCCCTGCTGGGCGTCCTCCGGGAGTGGAAATCCCACCACGCGTGGCCTGTGAGGAAGGGATTTCAAGCTCTCGGGGCGGTGGGTTGA
- a CDS encoding Hexose carrier protein, producing the protein MLMNSNTQNGGIQETQETMAGPDSLKKVPSTDENARGEHVEDFVDDVEISLTPAEDVSYGRTGFRGLADSPYVGGAALLASLGGFSFGYDQGVISIINVMDQFHAVFPQAATPFGKGFMTGMLEFGAFLGCLFMPTLADRISRKRALAVVVVIFNVGAIMQTAARSYGVLVAGRTIGGIGVGTLAMGSPIYISEIAPPNLRGTLLVLESVSIVLGVVISFFITYGTRHMASEASFRLPLGLQMVCSTLLGIGIFFYPYSPRWLALVNRPQEALQSLVRLRRLPADDHRVQAEHRGIVTEVEVMKIMQEKHHPGKKGLMLEVAGWLDLFSPKLWRRTAVAVGIAFFQQFSGINAFIYYAPTLFESLGQTSEMALVMSGVFNVLQLVAVCACFFIIDKLGRRPLAILGGIGGGTAWGIMAILTGVYSKDWAANPAAGWAAVAMAFIFVLLYGISYSPLGWALPAEVYPNSHRSKGVAAGTATVWLCNFIVGVATPPMLDKLGFGTYVFFGAWCFVASVWAYFLVPETKGKTLEQMDEVFKDTTAQEEKEIIKQQILARRGLQPQGGAGGEGAKYSV; encoded by the exons ATGCTCATGAATAGCAACACACAAAACGGCGGCATCCAAGAAACACAAGAAACCATGGCCGGCCCAGACTCCCTGAAAAAGGTCCCGAGCACCGACGAAAACGCCCGGGGCGAGCACGTCGAGgacttcgtcgacgacgtcgagatcAGCCTCAcgccggccgaggacgtgTCGTACGGCCGCACCGGCTtccgcggcctcgccgacTCGCCGtacgtcggcggcgccgccctgctgGCCTCGCTTGGCGGCTTCTCCTTCGGCTACGACCAGGGCGTCATCTCCATCATCAACGTCATGGACCAGTTCCACGCCGTCTTCCCGCAGGCCGCCACCCCCTTCGGCAAGGGCTTCATGACCGGCATGCTCGAGTTCGGCGCCTTCCTCGGCTGCCTGTTCATGCCGACGCTCGCCGACAGGATCTCGCGCAAGAGGGcgctggccgtcgtcgtcgtcatcttcaacgtcggcgccatcaTGCAGACGGCCGCCCGCTCGTACGGGGTCCTGGTCGCCGGCCGGACCATTGGAGGAATCGGCGTCGGCACGCTGGCCATG GGCTCGCCCATCTACATCTCGGAAATCGCCCCGCCCAACCTGCGAGGCACGCTGCTCGTCCTCGAGTCCGTCtccatcgtcctcggcgtcgtcatctccTTCTTCATCACCTACGGCACGCGCCACATGGCCAGCGAGGCCTCGTTCCGCCTGCCCCTCGGCCTGCAGATGGTCTGCTCGACCCtgctcggcatcggcatcttcTTCTACCCCTACTCCCCGCGCTggctcgccctcgtcaacCGGCCCCAGGAAGCCCTCCAgtccctcgtccgcctccgccgcctgcccgccgacgaccaccGCGTCCAGGCCGAGCACAGGGGCATCGtcaccgaggtcgaggtcatGAAGATCATGCAGGAGAAGCACCACCCGGGCAAGAAGGGCCTGatgctcgaggtcgccgggTGGCTCGACCTGTTCTCCCCGAAGCTCTGGCGCAggaccgccgtcgccgtcggcatcgccttcTTCCAGCAGTTCAGCGGCATCAACGCCTTCATCTACTACGCCCCGACGCTCTTCGAGTCCCTCGGCCAGACCTCCGAGATGGCCCTCGTCATGTCCGGCGTCTTCAACGTCCTGCAGCTGGTCGCCGTCTGCGCGtgcttcttcatcatcgacaagctcggccgccggcccctcgccatcctcggcggcatcggcggcggcaccgcctGGGGCATCATGGCCATCCTCACGGGCGTCTACTCCAAGGACTGGGCCGCcaacccggccgccggctgggccgccgtcgccatggccttcatcttcgtcctcctctaCGGCATCTCCTACTCGCCCCTCGGCTGGGCCCTGCCGGCCGAGGTCTACCCCAACTCGCACCGGTCCAAGGGCGTGGCGGCCGGCACGGCGACCGTGTGGCTCTGCAacttcatcgtcggcgtcgccacgccgccgatgctggACAAGCTCGGATTCGGCACgtacgtcttcttcggcgcctGGTGCTTCGTCGCCTCCGTCTGGGCCTACTTCCTCGTCCCGGAGACCAAGGGCAAGACGCTCGAGCAGATGGACGAGGTGTTCAAGGACACGACGGcgcaggaggagaaggagatcaTCAAGCAGCAGATCCTCGCGCGGCGCGGGCTGCAGCCGCAGGGCGGCGCTGGTGGGGAGGGCGCCAAGTACTCTGTCTGA
- a CDS encoding Glycoside hydrolase family 93: protein MKFLGAAVAGIASLLSLQAAASPVPTPVEARQATGTISNNVIFSPPSNAGWIDPRVLYARTIQLESGDLLATWENYSPEPPIVHFPIWRSQDGGATWSEIGRVQDTVNGWGLRYQPTLYELPAAFGGYPAGTILLAGNSIPTDLSLTKIDVYASTDAGVTWEFVSSVASGGEARPNNGLTPVWEPFFLLHNEKLIIYYADQRDPKYGQKLSHETTTDLKTWSGVVNDVVDDSNYEARPGMPVIVQLPNKDFIYAYEVCGTAGCRVHYRLTADPENVLAAPGIPLVSDRGTRPVSSPYVVWTPVGGVNGTIVLSGGSQSNIFVNRALGAPGAWVEYAVPQPNAYSRSLEILDDGSKLAIIGGGRLPPSSTNQVSISVVDLNALLGL from the exons ATGAAGTTcctcggtgccgccgtcgccggcatcgccagCCTGCTGTCTCTTCAGGCCGCGGCCAGCCCCGTGCCGACGCCGGTCGAGGCCCGGCAGGCCACGGGGACCATCTCCAACAACGtcatcttctcgccgccctccaaCGCCGGCTGGATCGACCCCCGCGTCCTGTACGCCCGCACCATCCAGCTCGAGTCGGGCGACCTGCTCGCCACCTGGGAGAACTACTCGCCCGAGCCGCCCATCGTCCACTTCCCCATCTGGCGCTcccaggacggcggcgcgacCTGGTCCGAGATCGGCCGAGTCCAGGACACCGTCAACGGCTGGGGCCTCCGCTACCAGCCCACCCTCTACGAGCTGCCCGCGGCCTTTGGCGGGTACCCGGCCGGCACCATCCTGCTCGCCGGCAACAGCATCCCCACCGACCTGAGCCTGACCAAGATCGACGTCTACGCCAgcaccgacgccggcgtcaccTGGGAGTTCGTCAGCAGCGTCGCCAGCGGAGGCGAGGCCCGTCCCAACAACGGCCTGACTCCGGTCTGGGAGCCTTTCTTCCT CCTCCACAACGAAAAGCTCATCATCTACTACGCCGACCAGCGCGACCCCAAGTACGGCCAGAAGCTGTCCCACGAGACCACGACGGACCTCAAGACCTGGAGCGGCGTCgtcaacgacgtcgtcgacgacagcAACTACGAGGCCCGCCCCGGCATGCCCGTCATCGTCCAGCTGCCGAACAAGGACTTCATCTACGCCTACGAGGTCTGCGGCACCGCCGGCTGCCGCGTGCACTACCGCCTCACCGCCGACCCGGAGAACGTCCTCGCGGCGCCGGGTATCCCGCTCGTCTCGGACCGGGGCACGCGGCCCGTCAGCTCGCCCTACGTCGTCTGGAcgcccgtcggcggcgtcaacggcaccatcgtcctcagcggcggcagccagTCCAACATCTTTGTCAaccgcgccctcggcgccccgGGCGCGTGGGTCGAGTACGCCGTGCCGCAGCCCAACGCCTACTCGCGCTCcctcgagatcctcgacgacggcagcaagctggccatcatcggcggcgggaggCTGCCCCCGAGCAGCACCAACCAGGTCAGCATCAGCGTCGTTGACCTCAACGCCCTGCTTGGGCTGTAG